DNA from Asticcacaulis sp. ZE23SCel15:
CCGCGCTAAACGGCATACAGTCATCCAGTACAAAGCTGGTGCGCCCGCCCGCCACGGTGAACCGGCCACTGGCCTTGGTTTGCGCCGCCGTCACCGGGGCGAAGTTGAATTTGGCATCTGCCGCCAGTTTGCCGCTCAGCTCGCCATTGGCCCCAAAGCCCATATCGCTGAGGAAGGCATTCACTTCGGGCAGGTCTTCGCCCTCAAGTTTTACCCTAAAGGCGGCGCGATCCACACTGGCTATCAGAGGCCGCGCCCGGTCCGGCGTCAGGGTCAGCTTGCCGCCCGACGCCGGGGTGATGGTAATCGGGGTTTTGGTGCGGACATCAAAGGCAGCCGGCTTACCCGCCGCCCCGTCCAGCTTGATATTGATATCATTGGCCTCAAGGCTAAAGGCCTGTGCTGCGGCCTGTAGCGCCAGAACGGCATCGGCCTTAATCGGGGCCACCGGCACCGGCGGGGTATCGGTGTTGACCGGCTCAGGATAGACCACGGCCTGAAGATCTTTGCGGCGCACCTGCGCCATTTCATCCAGCCCTTTGTAGCTGCCGTGACGGCTGTTGAGGCTGGTCTTGATCGCGGCGGTCCAGGCCGACGCGTCATTTTCAGCCGCGCCATTAAGTCCGGTTTCAGCCCTCGCATTGCCGCTCACCGTCATATTGACCCGGTCGAGCGACAGGTCAGCCGCCGCCATACGTCCGGCATAAGCTGTACCCTTAAAGCTGATGTCGGATTCGGTCCCCGCCATATGCAGGGCCACTTTTTCAAGGTCGGCGCGGGCATTACTGACTTCAATTCCGTCCTGGCGGTAAAGGCCGATGCGCGCCTGCAACGGCCCATCAACCCAGATATGGCTGCCGCCCGTATCCGGCGACTGCGGCGTTGGTTTTTTACTGGAATGGGCAAAGCTAAGATTCAGGCTTGAGGCATCCAGATAGACATCGCGCCCGAACATCGCCCCTTGGGTGACCGACTGCGCCCGCCCCTGAAAACGCGACTGGCCCTCAAGGCGGGTTTCATCACGCTCAAAACTCAAGGCCGCCAGAATAGACGCATCGGCGGTTACGCCTTTTAAGGCAGTGTCACCGGTGTTCAGCTCATCCGCCGCCACCTTCATGTGCGTTTCTAACGGGCCTGAAAACTCCGCCAGCGGTGAGGCCTTGAGGTTGGCCGCCTGCTCAAGCTGGCGATACGGCAGGTTGGAGGTCAGTTCAAGCCGCACACCTTTGAGGCGGGTCACGGCTCCCGCCTTATCCGGCTTCATCTCCCAGGCATCGGCGACAAATTTGCCTTCGACCTTAAGGCCGTCACCGACCGAGCGGGCCTTGATAAAGCCGTCGCTTAGAGTGCCCTCCCCCAGCGGCCCGCTCAGGCGGGTCGAGGGGATGTTGAGATTAAGCGCCTGCAACCGTCCGGCCTGCATCTGGACGCGGCCGGTGGCATTGATGGTGCCGTAGTCGGTTTTAAGCCGTACCACCGCATTTTCAATCAGGACTTCGCCGGGGGCCTCGCCCTTATTGGACGGCGACGACAATATGCTCTGGATCAGCGGATCGAGCGAACCAAAGTCCAGCCCCTTAGCGGTCAGCGCCAGAGCGATTTCGGGCTTGGTCAGGTGGATGCGCTTAAAGCGCGCCATAGGCTTACCCTGACCGGCAAACAGGTTCAGATCGTAATCGATGCGAAAATCATTGAGGATCACATCCGGCGACGTCGCCTTGCCCAACCGGATCGAGCCTTCGGCATGCTCAAGCCCCAGACGCCCGATCTTAAGTTCAGAGTCTATCTGCTGCGACCGTAGCCACCCTTGGGCGATTTCGCGGGCGATTTCCTTGCGGGCCACGACGGCAGCCACACCGATCGCGGCGACCCCGCACAAAGTCAGCCCGATGATTTGTCCGGCCTTACCGGCTCCGGATTTGGGCGGGCGACCATTGCCGCCACCTTTTTTGGCCTTCTTAGCCGGGCGGCCCTTGTCGCCGCCACCGGCCTTGGCATCGCCACTGACCACGCGCGAAAACGTACCCAGCGTCGAGGTGCGCACCGGGAACATCAATTCATCGTTTTGATCAGCGGTCGGATCAGTGGGCGTCAAGAGGCGGGCTCAAACTAAAAGGGAAACAATGGCGGTCGAAAAATGTGAAGACGACGCAAAAAATAATTTGATCATCATCCATAGGTCATTATGGCACATATATTGGTAAAAATTATGGACACATCACCGCATTTCGCACAAGAGGCGCGAATTTCCCCCAAACCCTTGCAGGAAATGATCGCCATTGGCGAATTCTTTGCCGTTTCGTTATAAATTTTAAATGCTTAAAGCATCACTTATCAACAGATCGGTGCTCAGCGCCCAAAGCCCCCGCACTATGCGTATACCCTTTTTTAACAAAATTTAAGGGCGATCTTAATCTTAATCGGCTAAAAAGCGCCCTTCGTTGTTGCCTTCGCGACTGCGGTATGCTTGATCTTAACCCAAGTTTTCGGGCCTCACTTTGGCCCTATTTCGGCGTAAACAGGATGGCACGGAAATTGTAGCTGAGTTTTCAAGCTTCACGACTCAGGCTTTTTCGCTCATAAAGAGCGTCTGTAATGAGACAGATCCGTAATATCCGCACGACTATAACCTTTAAGACTACCGGGCCCTTATGGGTTCATCTGTAAGTTTTAGTATCGTTTGTCTTTTTTAGTGTTTGACGGGGACTGATGGCTCAACTCGATCCACGCCGACAGCCAGTACGCTTAACGCCTATGGTCTTTGCGACCGTAGCGGCCCTCACGGTGGGCACCTTGATCTGGCGCGTTTTTCAGCCGACACCGGGCATATTGCCGGGTATGGCCCTTGATCCGGGCGCCGTTATGGCGCTGGAAACCGAAGCCTATGCGGTGGCGTCTGCACGACCCGGCTTTGACCAGCCGGAGCAGGTCGCCATTCTGGTTCGCTCAGGTGAGACCCTCTCCCAAGCTATTGCCCGCACCGGCGTAGCCCCGGCTGACGCTCAGGCCGCCGTTAATCTGTTGTCGCAAGCCTTTGATGTCGTCAATGTCCGCGCCGGCATGTCCATTCAGGCGGCCATCGCCAAACCGGCCCTCGGCTCCGGCCAACCTGCCCAGCTTTTGGGCCTGACGACCCGCACCGGCCCCGCCAAGCAACTGACCCTGACCACCAGCCATGACGGCGCCATGCGCCTGCGGGTGCTGGAAGAAAACGTGCGCGATGAACGCCGCGTGGCCATCGGCACCATCGACGGCTCGCTGTTTACCTCCGCCGCAGCGCTTGGGGCGACACCGGCGGTCACCAACAATGTTATGAAGCTGTTCGCCCACAAGCTTGATTTCGAGCGCGACATCAAGGCAGGCGACACCTTTAAGCTGATCTTCGACCGTAAAGTGACCGAAAGCGGTCGCACCGTTGAAACGGGCAAGCTTTTGTACGCCGAAATCGAAGCCAAGGGCGGCATCAACCGCTTCTACAGCTTTCAGCGCGCCGGCGAAAAAGACGCCCAGTATTTCGATGAAACGGGCAAGAACATTCGCGGCTTCCTTCTGGCCACGCCGGTTGACGGTGCGCGCACCTCATCAGGGTTTGGCGTACGCCGCCACCCGGTTCTGGGCTTTATGAAGATGCATACCGGCGTTGACTTTGCTGCCGGTTCCGGCACGCCGATTGTTGCCGCCGGTGACGGTGTGGTTCAGGATGCCAAGTGGTGGGGCGGTTATGGCCGCTGGGTGCGTGTGCGCCATACCGGCGATTGGCAAACCGGCTACGCCCACATGTCGCGCATTGCCGTGCAACCGGGCCAACGCGTCAAGCAGGGCCAGATCATCGGTTATGTCGGCTCAACCGGTCGTTCCACCGGCCCGCATCTGCACTTCGAAGTCTGGTACAAGAACCGCCCGATCAACCCCAAGGATGCCAAGGTTCCGCAAGGTACGATCCTGGGCGGCAAAGAGCTTCAGGCCTTCATGGCCCGCAAGCGTGAAATCGACACTATGATCGCCATGGCCGACATTAAGCGCGGCGACGAAAAGCAGGCTCTGGCCATGAACAGTCCTGCCAAGTCCGCGCCTGTGGCCGCAGCCCCTGCACCGGTCACTCTGGTCAGCCATGAACGCGCCAAAACCTATGCCGCGCTCAAACCGGCCCTGTCGTCGACCCGCGGGATGAATTAAGCCGCGAAATCGTTTTAACGTAATAGGATTTTTAGTTCCTTTGGTTTTAGTCTAAGGCATCATATGTCTGGCTATTAACCAAGGGAGCTGCGCGGTGTTTAATTTCTCCGAGAAAATCAGCGAATTAAAATCCTCGATCCTCTACATCGTGTTTTTGGCGGGCAGTTTGCTGATCGGGCTGACCTGGTTGAGCATCGGCCTTTATAACGCGCTCAAGCTGTGGATCGGTACGCCGTGGAGTTCGTTTGTTCTGGCGCTGATTATGCTGGTGC
Protein-coding regions in this window:
- a CDS encoding YdbH domain-containing protein, whose amino-acid sequence is MTPTDPTADQNDELMFPVRTSTLGTFSRVVSGDAKAGGGDKGRPAKKAKKGGGNGRPPKSGAGKAGQIIGLTLCGVAAIGVAAVVARKEIAREIAQGWLRSQQIDSELKIGRLGLEHAEGSIRLGKATSPDVILNDFRIDYDLNLFAGQGKPMARFKRIHLTKPEIALALTAKGLDFGSLDPLIQSILSSPSNKGEAPGEVLIENAVVRLKTDYGTINATGRVQMQAGRLQALNLNIPSTRLSGPLGEGTLSDGFIKARSVGDGLKVEGKFVADAWEMKPDKAGAVTRLKGVRLELTSNLPYRQLEQAANLKASPLAEFSGPLETHMKVAADELNTGDTALKGVTADASILAALSFERDETRLEGQSRFQGRAQSVTQGAMFGRDVYLDASSLNLSFAHSSKKPTPQSPDTGGSHIWVDGPLQARIGLYRQDGIEVSNARADLEKVALHMAGTESDISFKGTAYAGRMAAADLSLDRVNMTVSGNARAETGLNGAAENDASAWTAAIKTSLNSRHGSYKGLDEMAQVRRKDLQAVVYPEPVNTDTPPVPVAPIKADAVLALQAAAQAFSLEANDINIKLDGAAGKPAAFDVRTKTPITITPASGGKLTLTPDRARPLIASVDRAAFRVKLEGEDLPEVNAFLSDMGFGANGELSGKLAADAKFNFAPVTAAQTKASGRFTVAGGRTSFVLDDCMPFSAARADIGGRLEGLTASICATEAPILTLENAQWQSAGAFDDLKLNAPDYEARVTNAKGRFNAFSTKSGAANGAGFRITVAAAEAHDTAAKTRFNPVTLAGKLDQDATRMTGRLGVKPLNPAVRERAPGDLARIDIVQDARSDDGYALISTGDMVFAPDGLQPIDLTPQVATIATKNVTGSATFDGRFDWSRMGTPTSQGRLRLNDIDFEGPLGKAEGLRGDVEFTSLSPLMTPPGQIISVASLTTAVPLTDINTSVQFLGDHLSLAAATAMSPGGQFGLEPMDVPLAENVPIKGALTFSELDFGKIIAATDLGRDMKFEGTVTGRMPFEINGNRVHFAQGELKGDGPGRLSIQRAALQGVASSGGVTTDAPQEVAPSPADASKVVEGMAYQALENMAYSDMSATINSLENGRLGFNFKIKGRYDPPKKQEARVSYVDVLRGRLFDKPINLPSDTGVDLNLDMTLNLDQVLDDLMAFEAQKAGLK
- a CDS encoding peptidoglycan DD-metalloendopeptidase family protein; this translates as MAQLDPRRQPVRLTPMVFATVAALTVGTLIWRVFQPTPGILPGMALDPGAVMALETEAYAVASARPGFDQPEQVAILVRSGETLSQAIARTGVAPADAQAAVNLLSQAFDVVNVRAGMSIQAAIAKPALGSGQPAQLLGLTTRTGPAKQLTLTTSHDGAMRLRVLEENVRDERRVAIGTIDGSLFTSAAALGATPAVTNNVMKLFAHKLDFERDIKAGDTFKLIFDRKVTESGRTVETGKLLYAEIEAKGGINRFYSFQRAGEKDAQYFDETGKNIRGFLLATPVDGARTSSGFGVRRHPVLGFMKMHTGVDFAAGSGTPIVAAGDGVVQDAKWWGGYGRWVRVRHTGDWQTGYAHMSRIAVQPGQRVKQGQIIGYVGSTGRSTGPHLHFEVWYKNRPINPKDAKVPQGTILGGKELQAFMARKREIDTMIAMADIKRGDEKQALAMNSPAKSAPVAAAPAPVTLVSHERAKTYAALKPALSSTRGMN